taaattattaaatttgtgtgaCATTACGAATAGGTGACTAAAGGAAATACCGGAACTACAAAAGCACATGCAATGTGATAAACAgattacatttttctgtagtTGATGACTTCTAAAAGATTTTCCCTTTTAATTTTACGACACAAAGGTCAttcaaaaaaactgaaatatacaAATCATGATTCAAACAACCACCATAATAGACAAAAAAGTTTAGTCCTTACCTTGTGAAGCACAAAACAAGTGATCCAATGAAGAGAgcatgaaaaagacaaaaacacagaaaaagaaaaaaaaggattaatttcatgttctgtatattttttctcctcttcttgCTTTGCTTCCTGGTCAGGGAATGAACAATAAGAGCAAGTTGAGaggaaaatatgcaaatgaacagAAGAAGACAGTTAATAGTAGGCGAATGTGCAAACCCAGCAAATATAAACATAGGGACATAATTTAACAAAAGCAAGAAATTGAAAAGTGAGACTGTTGGCCACGAAATTGTCCAACACCAAAATGAACACCAAATATGGTAGTGTGTGacatcttttaaaatattaaaacattttaattgtacATACAGTAACTACTGTGTCCAAATCATACAGGCTAAATATTGAAGAGTATTCACAAAgtaatgttaaattaataaataatgtaaaaacgGAATGACGcagaaatagatagatagatagatagatagataaaaatcTCATCACTATATGACTAAGACTGTGATGAACAAAGCATAGTAGAAAACAGATAATTTGTTAAAACCTGGTCATAAACAAGCCAAATATTTAAATGCCTCACCTCATCACTATCTTTATCATTTGTATTTAAGCCAAACAGATCATTTTGGCCAGTTTAAGAGTACCAGTAGAAGTAAGAGTATTGTCATTGTAAGATGTGATGAACTTGAAGTCACTGGTGCGTGATCCTGTTGTTAGATACGTGTCATAATTGTAAGAAGTGCGCAGAGTTCCAGCTCCCTCCACCTCTGCATAGTTGGGAGGGAGATAGGCGCTGGGAATGGCGACTGCTCCATCAAACAACAGTCTGGGCTTTCTCCTGTGACAAAACCTCACAGCCAGGATGAGAATAATGAAAGTCAGAAAGAAGGTGGACACGGAAACTAGCGCGATGATCAAGTAAAAAGTCAGTTTGGAATTGTTCTCCTCATAAGTCATGTCTTTCAGTTCGGGAACTTCAGCAAGATTATCAGAAAtcagtaaatatacagaacaggtAGCAGAGAGAGGCGGCTGTCCGTTATCTTTGACTGAGATAACAAGGTTCTGTTTCATGCTGTCAGATTCAGTAATGTCCCTCTGAGCCCTGATCTCTCCACTATGGAGCCCAATAGTGAAAAGTCCCGGATCAGTAGATTTGACAATGTGATAGGACAGCCACGCGTTCTGTCCAGAGTCAGCATCCACAGCGATGACTTTGGAGagcagagagccagagagagcagCTTTAGGGACCATCTCAGTCATTAAAGACTTTCCCTCTGGAGCAGGGTATAATATCTGTGGAGAGTTATCATTCTCATCTGAtatgaacacactcacagtcacgtTGCTGCTGAGTGGAGGAGAACCATTGTCTCTGGCTACGACCTGGACTTTAAAGTTTCGGAACTTTTCATAGTCAAATGACCTGACAGCATGGATCACTCCTGTATCTGagttaatggataaaaatgaggACACTGGAACACCGTTTATCTCACTGGGCAGCAGAGAATACAGGACTGTACCGTTCTGCCTCCAGTCTGGGTCTCTTGCAGTAACAGAACTAATGGAGGTTCCTGGTTTGTTATTTTCCACTACATATGCAGTGTAGGATTGCTGTTCAAATACAGGAGGATTATCATTGATATCTGATACAGATAGATGAATGGTCATGGATGAGGATAAAGGTGGAGAGCCTCCATCAGTAGCAGTAATAGTTATATTATAATATGCCTCTGTCTCTCGGTCCAGGGGATTTGTGTTAGTTAGAGAAAAATAGTTCTTAATAGatggatttaatttaaaaggaACATTTCCCTGAATTGAACAATAAATCTGTCTGTTATCACCAGAGTCTTTATCCTGAACATTAATAATTGCCACTTCAGTGCCGACAATAGTGTTCTCCAGTATAGGATTGTTTACAGAGGTAAGAATAATCTGTGGAGCATTGTCGTTTTCATCAGTAATATCTATAATAACACTTGCAGTCGATGCTAAACCAGATCCATCTTTGGCTTGAACTctaatttcataatatttttccTCCTCGTAGTCGACATCTCCAGCTACCTTAATTAGTCCAGTGAATTTATCAATAGTAAATAATTGTGCTGCGTTATGAGCAATGCGACTGAATTCATATGAAACTTCCCCATTTGCTCCTTCATCTGCATCTTCTGCGCTCACAGTAACGACTTCTGTTCCTATCGGTGCGTTTTCAGCTAAAACGACTTTATATACAGGCTGACTGAACACCGGAACATTATCATTAGCATCTAGCACAGTGATGTGTATAACAGCAGTCCCTGATCTCTGAGGAATCCCGCCATCCACTGCAGTAAGAATCAAGTCAATATCCTTCTGTTGTTCGCGATCCAGCTCTTTCTCCAACACAAGCTCTGCGTATTTACCCCTCTCAGTGTTTCCTGctacagacaaaacaaaatgtttattcttTTCTAGTGAATAGCCATTCACTCCGTTTTGTCCGATATCATAATCATGAGCTTCATCCAAACGGAAACGCTGCCCTTTATCAGCGGACTCGCGGATTTCAAACGAAATGCGCTCGTTACCGAATTTTGGCGCATTGTCATTAATATCCTCAATATTCAGAGAAATGCGATGCACCTCAAGCGGATTGGCTAAAACGAGCTCATAATTTAAGATGCAGTTAATCCTTGAACCACAAAGCATCTCTCTGTCGATTCTCTCCACTACGATCAAATCTCCAGAATTCAGATTTATGTCAATGTACCGTTTACTGCTGTCTTCCGTGTTTATTCTCGCCTTACGTGCTGATAAACTTTGAGCTCCGACTCCGACGTCTTTTGCAATATTTCCGACCACATACTGACGCCTGGTTTCCTCTGGAACAGAATAGCTCAGATCTCCACGGGCGGcggggaaaagaaagaaaaggagcgCTGTGAGGAGAGTCGACAGCACAACTGAAAGCTCCCTGCATCCCATATTTACAGAATTCCGAATAATTCAACCTAACGTTGTTTTATTGATGTAGTCTGCAAAAACTGTCAAAAATCTCTCCAGGAAGAGAACGATTAGATTACTCCATTTTGTGTGTAGCTTGCTTTGGCGTCACTGATGTCTGCAGATGAATATGTCAGAGATGGGAGGAAATGCTCCACAGCAAGAGGATGTGATGGTGAACAGCGACGCTCTGAGTATATTGTGTTCACTACAAGCACACATTAGCCGAATATTTACGGAATGTGAGCACATAGTATACACTCTTTCAGCTCTCGTTGACTGTGGAGAGGATTTACCGACTATAACAACAtcaaaaggattttttttcttttactcacCAAATCATTAGGCTTTTATAATGGACAATTaagaaaaagtactgagaacTAACGCTAAACAAATGACAGGGAACTGGATTgttatatgttttcttttttctttgtcttctgcACTGCGTCAGAAATAAGAAATGATCTGAAAGAACAGTCaataaacacatttagtacTGAATTTTAGctttaaagcacattttacCATGAGAGGAAAATAAAGGTCTGTAAATTACAATTGTTTTTTATAGTTTAGTGGTGCAGTAATTATCTACGCTGCATGGATGCCGCTTCAttctttgtttgctttttacgggacaaaaaatgatttacattattttctccTAAATTATGAATGACACCAGAAGAGATAGAAGAAAAGTTAAATTTTCTAGCTACAAGAGCATAGGTATTAATGAATGCATATTTGTCGAGCTTCGTTGTAATACGAAACGATAGATTGGCGTGAAACATgccttatattattattattattattattattattattattattattattattattatttatgttgttgatgatgcttaatatttcatttttattcatcttttattcATGCATGAGGCAAGCAAAATAACATTCACATGTCAATTGTCCTAAGCTAAGTAAGAAAGCAGAGTAAGCAGAGGAAAACAGTGTTTCAGCACCACGGACAGCTCTGGGTTTGTAGATGTGTTGAGATAAGTCTCATCTCCTAGACTTTCtctatttaaaacaataaataaataaaaataaataaacatttgagaAACTAGTGGTAACAGCATATGTGTTTGTCTGTTCACATGTGAGCTTTACAATGACAAAAATACccttaagaaataaataaggcaTAATTTAACATTTGAAATATCCAGCAAACATCAAAAAGTAACATGCCACATCACAGAGAACAATACACTAATGCGTTAATATATTTTACCTAAAATGGCCTTTTGTTTATTCAGGAGAGCACTGCTAGTCCAAGCGCACAACATTTCTCCGTATTCCAAAATATAATCAGAAGTTCAACAAAGCAAAATCAAACCATTGTGTCCTGAGCCACACATGACATTGAGGAGTTTAGAGATTACTTCAGAAGCTCTGATTAGGAAGTATTCAGTGCAGCTACTGGCCTTGATGCCAATATCAAAATGGGACTATCTGTGTATCCTCACGAACAGTTAAGCGCCACACAAAACAAGCCATGAGTCAGTAACAAGgaacaacagaaacaaatgtCTGCAGTAACAAAAGACCAAAATCAAgcccaaaaagaaaaaaaaaaaaaaaaagaacataaatatcATAATGAAATTCATAATtctgtctcttcctcctcctcttcctttttCAGTGTAGAGTGGACTGTTTAAATCATGCTTGATGCAAATGTTACCAAAAGCCCATGCCACTATATACATGATCAGTCAAAGAAATGTACAGTTTTCCTCAAAAAGAGACTCGTTATTCTCATTACTGTTTAcaagctgaaaaaaatgcattcctTTGAATTGAGaaaaaagtgtattaaaattcattttgaaattcaacactgcaagctagcaaaaaaaaaaaaatctatcatgAAGAGAGGACACAGTTTTCTcacctcatcatcatcagttgTGTTGTTAAGTGCAATCAAGCTCGCATCTAAAGTGTCATTTTGGGCCATTTTCAGAGTTCCACCAGCAGTAAGAGTGTTGTCATTGTAAGATGTGATGAACTTGAAGTCACTGGTGCGTGATCCTGTTGTTAGATACGTGTCATAATTGTAAGAAGTGCGCAGAGTTCCAGCTCCCTCCACCTCTGCATAGTTGGGAGGGAGATAGGCGCTGGGAATGGCAACTGCTCCATCAAACAACAGTCTGGGCTTTCTCCTGTGACAAAACCTCACAGCCAGGATGAGAATAATGAAAGTCAGAAAGAAGGTGGACACGGAAACTAGCGCGATGATCAAGTAAAAAGTCAGTTTGGAATTGCTCTCCTCATGAGTCATGTCTTTCAGTTCTGGAACTTCAGCAAGATTATCAGAAAtcagtaaatatacagaacaggtAGCAGAGAGAGGCGGCTGTCCGTTATCTTTGACTGAGATAACAAGGTTCTGTTTCATGCTGTCAGATTCAGTAATGTCCCTCTGAGCCCTGATCTCTCCACTATGGAGCCCAATAGTGAAAAGTCCCGGATCAGTAGATTTGACAATGTGATAGGACAGCCACGCGTTCTGTCCAGAGTCAGCATCCACAGCGATGACTTTGGAGagcagagagccagagagagcagCTTTAGGGACCATCTCAGTCATTAAAGACTTTCCCTCTGGAGCAGGGTATAATATCTGTGGAGAGTTATCATTCTCATCTGAtatgaacacactcacagtcacgtTGTTGCTGAGTGGAGGAGAACCATTGTCTCTGGCTACGACCTGGACTTTAAAGTTTCTGAACTTTTCATAGTCAAATGACCTGACAGCATGAATCACTCCTGTATCTGagttaatggataaaaatgaggACACTGGAACACCGTTTATCTCACTGGGCAGCAGAGAATACAGGACTGTACCGTTCTGCCTCCAGTCTGGGTCTCTTGCAGTAACAGAACTAATAGAGGTTCCTGGTTGGTTATTTTCCATTACATATGCAGTGTAGGATTGCTGTTCAAATACAGGAGGATTATCATTGATATCTGATACAGATAGATGAATTGTTATAGATGAAGATAAAGATGGAGAGCCTCCATCAGTAGCAGTGATTGTTATGTTGTAATCTGATGCTTTCTCTCGGTCCAGCATGCTTGTGGTTACTAAAGAAAAGTAGTTTTTGATTGATGGAGTTAATTTGAAAGGCACATTTTGCTGAATATAACAATGTACCTGTCGATTATCTCCTGAATCTTTGTCCTGAACATTAATAATGGCTACCTCAGTGCCTGCTGCAGAGTTCTCAGGTACTGGATCgtttaataatttaagaatAATTCGAGGTTCATTGTCATTGATGTCAGTGATGTCTATAATAATTTTAGCAGATGATACTAAGCCAGGACCATCTTTGGCCTGTACTCtcatttcataatatttttccttttcgtAATCGATGTTGCCACTCACCGTGATCTGTCCAGTGACTTTATCAAGGGAAAATAATTTTGCTGATTTATCAGATAAACGACTGAGCTCATATGTGACGTCACCATTGGCTCCTTCATCAGCATCAGTAGCGCTGACTGTAATCACCTCCGTGCCTAAAGGCGTGTTTTCAGCTAGACTCACTCTGTACACAGGTTGACTAAACACAGGAATATTGTCATTGGCGTCCAGAACAGTAACATGTATAACAGCTGTCCCTGATTTCGGTGGATTACCACCATCAAATGCGGTAAGAATTAAATGAATGTCTTTCTGCTTTTCACGATCGAGCTCTTTCTCCAGGACCAAAGTAGCAGATTTTCCTCCGTCCGTGTTCTCATGCACAGATAAAACgaagtgttcatttttttcaagtgaATATCCTTGAACTGCATTACGTCCTATGTCCAAGTCATGAGCTTCTTCCAAAGGGAAACGCTCGCCTTTGTCAGCCGACTCTGTAATTTCAAAGCTGATACGCTCATTGGGAAAAAGAGGAGAGTTATCGTTTACATCCTCAATCTGCAGTGAAATGCGATGCACTTCCAGAGGATTTTCCAACACAAGCTCGTAATAAAGAATGCAAGAAATTCTCGATCCACAAAGCTCCTCTCGGTCTATTGTTTCCGCCACGACCAGATTTCCACTACTCAGATTAATGTCGCAGTACCGTTTCGCGCTGTCCTCTGTCTCCACCCGAGCCTTACGAGCAGACAAACGTTTGCCATCAAGTCCGAGATCCTTTGCTAAATGTCCAATCACATACTGACGCTTCGTTTCCTCCGGAACAGTGTAGCTCAAATCTCCATAAACAGGGTGAAGAAAAACGAAAATAAAGCCAAGAATAAATAATAGCTCATACAATCCTATCTTCCGGTCCATCCTAGCAACATTAAAATGTCCCTGCTGTGTTATAAATGTATCTAATTACTGTCGTCTAGTCGGAATTTTCGCTGACAATAAACAGCCAAATGCAGCAAGGTTTGTCGATGTCAGGAGGAGCTGGAAGACGACATGAAATGGGTGGAGAGGTTTATTAAATTTTACTCCGTAGGTGAACAGCGACGCTTTGAGTATTTTTGGTATATTGCAGTCAATTTTCTCCAGTCATTACTGTTTCCCTTCAAACgaattaatgtataaaataacgaatccataaatgaatataaactaTCCAtctaataataattgttaattaTACTAATTACAGTCATAATCTTTTAACCATATCTAGCTATTTATCCACACTGACGTTATAAGAATGCCAATAATTAAAGCAGTTTACTGTCTCGTCTTTTTTTTGCAACAACCttataaatatgtgaataaatAGATGGATATATCATTCGTCCATAATATAACAGTAAACTGTCATAACAATTACATTCATAGTAATTAATCTATCATTATGCCTTTAAACATATTAGAGtattatgaatgaaaaaaaaaaggcgacaGAAACCTGTAAACTCTAGCAAGAGAAAAGAACCGTAGTATTACATGGTATATTATACCGACAACTTAGCCATGGTTACTACAGGGACAGGAGCTGACCGAGGTgcggattttttttaaatttatttattcatctttttttttttattttagatgcaTTTTATCTACTGGCTTAGGAGAAGTTAAGATTAATACAACCAGTTTAGACGAACCacgtttaacaaaaaaattgttagcgTTTTTCTCAGTTTTAAGAAAGACATTAATCCACAATATATATCAgtaggaaaagagaaaaacaataattttttcattaatagaGCTTAAATATGCAATAAAGATCGAGAGAATTTATGCTTAGTTAATCAAAATTTGGAACTCACATTTCTCCACTGtaacaatgtttaaatatgtagaAAAACAGCCCTTTATCACTTCCAGCACGACAAATATTGAAGCATGGCCACAAGCTGTTAGTGGCACTGCCCGCACGGAGAAGGGCGCCTCTGGCTTCACCATACTAGACGCGCTCGGTAATCCTGTTGTTATCAGTGAAAGCCCATTTGCTTCATCTCTCTGGTGCCGAAGGAAAACACATTTACTGGCTTTGCAGATGAGCCTTATATTCGAAACTTGTGATATTTTCTCTCAGCAAAATTCTTTGcagcatgattaaaaataaacctgttGAAATATTATCATAAAGAAAATCTAAGATGCAGTGCTTTATAAATGTAGCCTCCAATACAACTGGCCCTGTCATTAGATTTTCAGAAAATAATGTTTCATCTATAATGCACAGCCGTGGTTGGACTTTAACACAATAGa
This is a stretch of genomic DNA from Pangasianodon hypophthalmus isolate fPanHyp1 chromosome 17, fPanHyp1.pri, whole genome shotgun sequence. It encodes these proteins:
- the LOC113524154 gene encoding protocadherin gamma-A10, encoding MGCRELSVVLSTLLTALLFFLFPAARGDLSYSVPEETRRQYVVGNIAKDVGVGAQSLSARKARINTEDSSKRYIDINLNSGDLIVVERIDREMLCGSRINCILNYELVLANPLEVHRISLNIEDINDNAPKFGNERISFEIRESADKGQRFRLDEAHDYDIGQNGVNGYSLEKNKHFVLSVAGNTERGKYAELVLEKELDREQQKDIDLILTAVDGGIPQRSGTAVIHITVLDANDNVPVFSQPVYKVVLAENAPIGTEVVTVSAEDADEGANGEVSYEFSRIAHNAAQLFTIDKFTGLIKVAGDVDYEEEKYYEIRVQAKDGSGLASTASVIIDITDENDNAPQIILTSVNNPILENTIVGTEVAIINVQDKDSGDNRQIYCSIQGNVPFKLNPSIKNYFSLTNTNPLDRETEAYYNITITATDGGSPPLSSSMTIHLSVSDINDNPPVFEQQSYTAYVVENNKPGTSISSVTARDPDWRQNGTVLYSLLPSEINGVPVSSFLSINSDTGVIHAVRSFDYEKFRNFKVQVVARDNGSPPLSSNVTVSVFISDENDNSPQILYPAPEGKSLMTEMVPKAALSGSLLSKVIAVDADSGQNAWLSYHIVKSTDPGLFTIGLHSGEIRAQRDITESDSMKQNLVISVKDNGQPPLSATCSVYLLISDNLAEVPELKDMTYEENNSKLTFYLIIALVSVSTFFLTFIILILAVRFCHRRKPRLLFDGAVAIPSAYLPPNYAEVEGAGTLRTSYNYDTYLTTGSRTSDFKFITSYNDNTLTSTGTLKLAKMICLA
- the LOC113524163 gene encoding protocadherin beta-16-like isoform X41; translated protein: MDRKIGLYELLFILGFIFVFLHPVYGDLSYTVPEETKRQYVIGHLAKDLGLDGKRLSARKARVETEDSAKRYCDINLSSGNLVVAETIDREELCGSRISCILYYELVLENPLEVHRISLQIEDVNDNSPLFPNERISFEITESADKGERFPLEEAHDLDIGRNAVQGYSLEKNEHFVLSVHENTDGGKSATLVLEKELDREKQKDIHLILTAFDGGNPPKSGTAVIHVTVLDANDNIPVFSQPVYRVSLAENTPLGTEVITVSATDADEGANGDVTYELSRLSDKSAKLFSLDKVTGQITVSGNIDYEKEKYYEMRVQAKDGPGLVSSAKIIIDITDINDNEPRIILKLLNDPVPENSAAGTEVAIINVQDKDSGDNRQVHCYIQQNVPFKLTPSIKNYFSLVTTSMLDREKASDYNITITATDGGSPSLSSSITIHLSVSDINDNPPVFEQQSYTAYVMENNQPGTSISSVTARDPDWRQNGTVLYSLLPSEINGVPVSSFLSINSDTGVIHAVRSFDYEKFRNFKVQVVARDNGSPPLSNNVTVSVFISDENDNSPQILYPAPEGKSLMTEMVPKAALSGSLLSKVIAVDADSGQNAWLSYHIVKSTDPGLFTIGLHSGEIRAQRDITESDSMKQNLVISVKDNGQPPLSATCSVYLLISDNLAEVPELKDMTHEESNSKLTFYLIIALVSVSTFFLTFIILILAVRFCHRRKPRLLFDGAVAIPSAYLPPNYAEVEGAGTLRTSYNYDTYLTTGSRTSDFKFITSYNDNTLTAGGTLKMAQNDTLDASLIALNNTTDDDEQKPPNNDWRLPPNQRPGPSGAGVRPEEAGAGAVVGTGPWPNPPTEAEQLQALMAAANEVSEATATLGPRYNAQYVPDYRQNVYIPGSTATLTANPQQQMPQQALPPPQAPPQAAPSADVPKAAPTPASKKKVTKKDKK
- the LOC113524163 gene encoding protocadherin beta-16-like isoform X14, whose amino-acid sequence is MDRKIGLYELLFILGFIFVFLHPVYGDLSYTVPEETKRQYVIGHLAKDLGLDGKRLSARKARVETEDSAKRYCDINLSSGNLVVAETIDREELCGSRISCILYYELVLENPLEVHRISLQIEDVNDNSPLFPNERISFEITESADKGERFPLEEAHDLDIGRNAVQGYSLEKNEHFVLSVHENTDGGKSATLVLEKELDREKQKDIHLILTAFDGGNPPKSGTAVIHVTVLDANDNIPVFSQPVYRVSLAENTPLGTEVITVSATDADEGANGDVTYELSRLSDKSAKLFSLDKVTGQITVSGNIDYEKEKYYEMRVQAKDGPGLVSSAKIIIDITDINDNEPRIILKLLNDPVPENSAAGTEVAIINVQDKDSGDNRQVHCYIQQNVPFKLTPSIKNYFSLVTTSMLDREKASDYNITITATDGGSPSLSSSITIHLSVSDINDNPPVFEQQSYTAYVMENNQPGTSISSVTARDPDWRQNGTVLYSLLPSEINGVPVSSFLSINSDTGVIHAVRSFDYEKFRNFKVQVVARDNGSPPLSNNVTVSVFISDENDNSPQILYPAPEGKSLMTEMVPKAALSGSLLSKVIAVDADSGQNAWLSYHIVKSTDPGLFTIGLHSGEIRAQRDITESDSMKQNLVISVKDNGQPPLSATCSVYLLISDNLAEVPELKDMTHEESNSKLTFYLIIALVSVSTFFLTFIILILAVRFCHRRKPRLLFDGAVAIPSAYLPPNYAEVEGAGTLRTSYNYDTYLTTGSRTSDFKFITSYNDNTLTAGGTLKMAQNDTLDASLIALNNTTDDDEQKPPNNDWRLPPNQRPGPSGQHRFHTLQQRWTPYEKSRAGVRPEEAGAGAVVGTGPWPNPPTEAEQLQALMAAANEVSEATATLGPRYNAQYVPDYRQNVYIPGSTATLTANPQQQMPQQALPPPQAPPQAAPSADVPKAAPTPASKKKVTKKDKK